In Thiospirochaeta perfilievii, a single window of DNA contains:
- the miaB gene encoding tRNA (N6-isopentenyl adenosine(37)-C2)-methylthiotransferase MiaB has translation MKYHIVVLGCQMNISDSQRVKTVFDNLGYKHTENEEEADVLGVIACSVRQKAIDRVYSRIHRWNKMKRKQKRNILTFLSGCVLESDEKKFLKTFDFVFKMGDLDKLPEMINNYGITTPGNLKKNNLTDFWQIDPHQDNNFDAYVPIQNGCNNYCTYCAVPYTRGRELSRPSKEIIREVKELADRGFKQITLLGQNVNSYGSDKNGDEITFPMLLEEIGKYGEDSENEFLVYFTAPHPKDFSIELLFIMKRYKCLAKWVHFPIQSGDDEILNRMNRGYTLESYGKTVEQIRTILPEATLFTDIIVGFSGESEEAFNKTKLAMEMFKYNMAYIACYSPRPGAKSHRWEDDIPLEEKKNRLHILSDVMMETSLEYNKTLLNKEVRVLLTGRDRKDEYFQGFTQGRVVTRVKIEDKDLVGKFVNIRVTDISNMSIEGVPVE, from the coding sequence ATGAAATATCATATAGTAGTCCTTGGTTGTCAGATGAATATATCAGATTCACAACGTGTTAAAACAGTTTTTGACAATCTTGGGTATAAACATACAGAAAATGAAGAAGAGGCTGATGTACTTGGTGTTATTGCTTGTTCAGTAAGACAAAAGGCAATAGATCGAGTATATTCTAGGATTCATAGATGGAATAAGATGAAAAGAAAGCAGAAGAGAAATATTTTAACTTTTCTTTCAGGATGTGTTTTAGAGAGTGATGAGAAAAAATTCCTTAAAACCTTCGATTTCGTTTTTAAAATGGGTGATCTAGATAAATTACCAGAGATGATAAACAATTATGGAATTACAACACCTGGTAACCTTAAAAAAAACAATTTAACTGATTTTTGGCAGATAGATCCCCACCAGGATAATAATTTTGATGCCTACGTTCCAATACAGAATGGTTGTAATAACTACTGTACCTATTGTGCCGTCCCTTATACTAGGGGTAGAGAGCTCTCTAGACCCTCTAAAGAGATAATCAGGGAGGTTAAGGAGCTTGCAGATAGGGGATTTAAGCAGATTACACTACTAGGTCAAAATGTAAACTCCTATGGTTCTGATAAAAATGGCGATGAGATAACATTCCCAATGTTATTAGAGGAGATTGGGAAATATGGAGAGGATAGTGAAAATGAGTTTTTAGTCTATTTCACAGCACCACATCCAAAGGATTTTTCCATAGAGTTACTGTTTATTATGAAGAGATATAAGTGTCTAGCTAAATGGGTTCATTTTCCAATTCAAAGTGGAGATGATGAAATTCTTAACCGTATGAATAGGGGATATACCCTAGAGTCCTATGGTAAAACAGTAGAACAAATCAGAACTATACTACCAGAGGCAACTCTATTTACAGATATAATTGTTGGCTTTTCTGGAGAGAGTGAAGAGGCATTTAATAAAACAAAATTAGCAATGGAGATGTTTAAGTATAACATGGCCTATATAGCGTGTTACTCCCCTAGACCTGGTGCTAAAAGTCATAGATGGGAGGATGACATCCCCCTTGAAGAGAAAAAAAATAGGCTTCATATCCTATCAGATGTAATGATGGAGACCTCCTTAGAGTATAATAAAACACTATTAAATAAAGAGGTAAGGGTACTTTTAACTGGACGGGATAGAAAGGATGAGTATTTCCAAGGTTTTACCCAGGGACGTGTTGTCACCAGGGTTAAAATAGAGGATAAAGACCTTGTTGGTAAGTTTGTAAATATTAGAGTTACGGATATTAGTAATATGTCTATTGAAGGGGTTCCTGTTGAGTAA
- a CDS encoding dihydroorotate dehydrogenase electron transfer subunit produces the protein MIQEKCRVISNNLIAKDYFELVFTWTNSFKPNAGQFLTIKPEGKSLLRRPFAFSSYSNGTGGIIYKKIGAATTNFSELKQDDIIDILGPLGKSFEKPKNRALLIAGGIGLGPMIFTANELAKEGLKPILIIGARDKGFIPEIDVDPCVKVLYCTDDGSLGFKGNVTQYLESEGKKYLENSEILACGPHVMLKACHNLSLKYNLQCQVSLEEMMACGIGACYGCVVETTFEEKYKRVCKDGPVFNSREIIWT, from the coding sequence ATGATTCAGGAAAAGTGTAGAGTAATTAGTAACAACTTAATTGCCAAGGATTATTTTGAACTCGTTTTTACATGGACAAACAGTTTTAAACCTAATGCAGGGCAATTTCTAACCATTAAGCCAGAGGGAAAATCTCTACTAAGAAGACCCTTTGCCTTCTCCTCCTACTCTAACGGGACAGGTGGTATTATATATAAGAAGATAGGTGCAGCTACAACCAACTTCTCAGAGCTAAAACAAGACGATATTATTGATATCCTTGGCCCATTAGGTAAAAGTTTTGAAAAACCTAAAAATAGAGCTCTTCTAATAGCTGGAGGCATAGGTCTTGGTCCAATGATATTTACAGCTAATGAGCTTGCAAAAGAGGGATTAAAACCTATACTAATTATTGGGGCTCGGGATAAGGGTTTTATACCTGAAATCGATGTAGACCCATGTGTTAAAGTACTCTACTGTACAGATGATGGTTCCCTTGGATTTAAGGGTAATGTAACCCAATACTTAGAAAGTGAGGGCAAGAAATATCTTGAGAATAGCGAGATACTAGCTTGTGGACCCCATGTTATGTTAAAAGCATGCCATAATTTATCATTAAAATATAACCTGCAGTGCCAGGTATCCCTAGAGGAGATGATGGCCTGTGGAATAGGTGCTTGTTACGGCTGTGTTGTGGAGACAACATTTGAAGAGAAGTATAAAAGGGTTTGTAAAGATGGCCCTGTATTTAATAGCAGGGAGATAATATGGACTTAA
- a CDS encoding metal-dependent transcriptional regulator: MNKKVKLSPSLEDYLETILQLERKNRVARVKDIASWLGVQMPSVSGALKNLKAKGMINYEKNSYISLTEEGMSIAVKVYEKHKLLVSFFKDVLLLDEKKATEIGCRVEHVIDIDCVLKLSNIQNYLKPKLEDRETWENIISNK; this comes from the coding sequence ATGAATAAGAAAGTTAAGCTATCACCAAGCCTAGAAGATTATTTAGAGACAATTCTACAACTTGAAAGGAAAAATAGAGTTGCAAGGGTAAAGGATATAGCGTCTTGGCTAGGGGTTCAGATGCCATCTGTTTCTGGTGCCCTTAAAAACTTAAAGGCCAAGGGAATGATAAATTATGAAAAGAACTCATATATTAGTTTAACAGAAGAGGGAATGAGTATTGCTGTTAAAGTTTATGAAAAGCATAAACTCCTTGTTTCATTTTTTAAGGATGTTCTATTATTAGATGAAAAGAAGGCAACAGAAATTGGCTGTAGAGTTGAACATGTTATAGATATAGATTGTGTTTTAAAGTTATCAAATATTCAAAACTATTTAAAACCTAAGTTAGAAGATAGAGAGACTTGGGAAAATATAATATCAAATAAATAA
- a CDS encoding AraC family transcriptional regulator, with the protein MNDLNPLFSFISIPKNKIFSVNFYHRENRDDWFIKKHYHNIYEIVLYREISGSVSLNNSEHFIDSFKLLYIPPYAVHGFTLPKQSCDYIVLHTSHSFLVDLPQYPKLFNLDIKTRDTLEELLHWVNDLSNSDEFKYSIIKTIFSWINENQNDSNKKFHYNTNYFTPLLKYINENKVYNITVIEAAEISNMSRSSFLKHFKGYFNVSFHNFLLERRVDEAKYLLLNSDLTCLEISLQLGFSDSSHFTRVFKKITGQLPKNFKSSDS; encoded by the coding sequence TTTTATCACAGGGAAAATAGGGATGATTGGTTTATAAAAAAACATTATCACAATATTTATGAGATTGTTTTATATAGAGAAATTTCCGGTTCTGTCTCTTTAAATAACAGTGAGCATTTTATTGATTCTTTTAAGCTACTATATATTCCTCCCTATGCAGTCCATGGTTTTACCCTACCTAAACAGAGTTGTGACTATATAGTCCTTCATACCTCTCACTCTTTTTTAGTCGATCTTCCCCAGTATCCAAAACTTTTTAACCTTGATATAAAAACTAGGGATACATTAGAGGAGTTGCTACATTGGGTTAATGACTTATCTAATTCTGATGAGTTTAAATACAGTATAATAAAAACAATATTTTCATGGATAAATGAAAATCAAAATGATTCTAATAAAAAGTTTCACTACAATACTAACTACTTTACTCCCCTATTAAAGTATATAAACGAGAATAAAGTGTATAACATTACAGTTATAGAAGCTGCAGAAATATCAAATATGTCTAGGTCATCATTTTTAAAACATTTTAAGGGATATTTTAATGTGAGCTTTCACAATTTTTTATTAGAAAGAAGAGTTGATGAAGCTAAATACCTGCTACTTAATAGTGACCTAACTTGTCTTGAGATCTCTTTACAATTAGGATTTAGTGACTCGTCTCATTTTACAAGGGTATTTAAAAAAATTACTGGTCAACTACCTAAAAATTTTAAAAGTAGTGATAGTTGA
- a CDS encoding LacI family DNA-binding transcriptional regulator — MKTTLKDIADIANVSLSTVSRALNDSPLIKVETKAKIKEIAKELKFEFNAAARSLSSNKTGNIAVVYETHIDELGPSLYINQLFVELRAVLEEVEFDAIVLEAINPKTGDSNIDRLLRQQKVDAFIIVHDHIEKEVYENIKDSGIPFVQLHLLPRYVERESVDYFFADNTKGGYIATEHLIHQGCKTILTILPYPIDYEEFANRTLGYKNALKKHNLEFKDEYIIPAEFSFSVGHEIFEKHLELINKADGIFFQTDIQAFAFLTIAKERGMSIPKDLKIIGYDDSPLCKAITPNLSTIKQPKTKLAELACARVIDLINKKDLEVVSQTVVAPELVIRQSS; from the coding sequence ATGAAGACAACACTTAAAGATATAGCTGATATTGCAAATGTTAGTCTATCAACCGTGTCTAGAGCACTTAATGATAGCCCACTAATTAAAGTAGAAACGAAAGCTAAAATAAAAGAGATAGCAAAAGAGCTGAAATTTGAATTTAATGCTGCAGCTAGAAGCTTAAGTAGTAATAAAACAGGGAATATTGCAGTCGTATATGAGACACATATTGATGAGCTTGGTCCATCCTTATATATTAACCAACTCTTTGTAGAATTACGGGCAGTATTAGAAGAAGTAGAGTTTGATGCAATTGTATTAGAGGCAATAAATCCTAAAACTGGAGATAGTAACATTGATCGTCTACTAAGGCAGCAAAAAGTTGATGCCTTTATTATTGTTCACGATCATATAGAGAAAGAAGTTTATGAGAATATTAAGGACTCTGGGATACCCTTTGTTCAACTTCATCTCCTTCCAAGATATGTAGAGAGGGAGAGTGTTGATTACTTTTTTGCTGATAATACTAAGGGTGGTTATATAGCTACAGAGCATCTTATACACCAAGGGTGTAAAACGATATTAACAATTTTACCCTACCCGATAGACTATGAAGAGTTTGCTAATAGAACCCTAGGATATAAAAATGCCCTTAAAAAGCACAACTTAGAGTTTAAAGATGAGTATATAATCCCAGCAGAGTTTAGTTTTTCTGTAGGGCATGAGATTTTTGAAAAACATTTAGAACTTATTAATAAAGCTGATGGAATCTTTTTTCAAACTGATATTCAAGCCTTTGCATTTTTAACAATCGCTAAAGAGAGGGGCATGAGTATCCCTAAGGATCTTAAAATTATAGGTTATGATGACTCTCCCCTATGTAAAGCTATTACTCCTAACTTATCAACTATAAAACAACCAAAAACTAAGTTAGCAGAGTTAGCCTGTGCTAGGGTTATAGATCTAATTAATAAAAAAGATTTAGAGGTTGTTTCACAGACAGTAGTAGCCCCAGAACTTGTTATTAGACAATCATCGTAA
- a CDS encoding IS110 family transposase yields the protein MKLSIGSDLHKTQFTTLSLSEDRKIEESGMYPTNKTGYGEFLKQVKEWIEQGYEISIAVESTGNARFFRNKMISAGIEVKVVNTLKFKVINESVKKTDKHDARTLAEFLEKDMLPESILCSQESEDIRRILKSRSILVKTVVSLKNQVHGLLLGYGIESKRGQLQSKKERQRILVGLEDHRFNGNAANAVRPLLNTIDQVSSEVKILEKVLAKMVEEDEDVALLQTIPGVGIITASTIRAFTDDIERYSSAKKYAAHAGLVPWVQNSNMTIHHGHITKRGPVELRTAFVQTVMGMIRSKKHTMGYRLMSRYTDMKKHKGSGKSIIATARKMSTIVYTILKTREPFDPQKMAHNSKYREMQATALGAALAV from the coding sequence ATGAAACTTAGTATAGGTTCAGACCTACACAAAACACAATTTACAACACTTTCACTTAGTGAAGATCGTAAAATTGAAGAATCAGGAATGTATCCAACAAATAAAACGGGGTATGGAGAATTCTTAAAACAGGTTAAAGAATGGATAGAGCAAGGATACGAAATATCTATTGCTGTTGAATCAACTGGAAATGCAAGATTTTTTAGAAACAAAATGATTAGTGCAGGAATTGAAGTAAAAGTTGTGAATACACTGAAGTTCAAAGTTATAAATGAGTCTGTGAAGAAAACAGATAAGCATGATGCAAGAACATTAGCAGAGTTTTTGGAAAAAGATATGCTTCCAGAGTCGATTTTATGTTCTCAGGAAAGTGAAGATATCAGAAGAATATTAAAGTCACGATCTATTTTAGTAAAAACTGTTGTTTCTTTAAAAAATCAAGTTCATGGTCTATTACTTGGATATGGTATTGAATCCAAAAGAGGACAGTTGCAAAGTAAAAAAGAGAGGCAGCGAATCCTTGTGGGTCTCGAAGACCATAGGTTTAACGGAAACGCCGCCAATGCGGTAAGACCGCTACTTAATACGATAGATCAGGTATCATCAGAAGTCAAGATTTTAGAAAAAGTCTTAGCTAAAATGGTTGAAGAAGATGAAGATGTTGCACTTCTTCAAACAATACCTGGTGTTGGAATAATAACAGCATCAACAATAAGAGCATTTACTGATGATATTGAAAGATACAGTAGTGCAAAAAAATATGCAGCACATGCAGGACTTGTTCCATGGGTTCAAAACTCAAATATGACAATACATCATGGTCATATAACGAAAAGAGGACCAGTAGAGCTTAGAACTGCATTTGTACAAACTGTAATGGGAATGATTAGAAGTAAAAAACATACTATGGGATACAGATTAATGAGTAGGTATACAGATATGAAAAAACATAAAGGTTCTGGGAAAAGTATTATAGCTACAGCCAGAAAAATGAGTACCATAGTTTATACAATACTAAAAACTAGAGAACCATTTGATCCTCAGAAAATGGCTCACAATAGTAAATATAGAGAAATGCAGGCGACAGCATTAGGTGCCGCACTTGCTGTGTAG
- a CDS encoding META domain-containing protein produces the protein MKKLLLIFLLPIFLFSCVSNRVESREEVSIENQWFLQKIDGVEVEPGVELTFDENRYSGNGGGNTFFGEFSTEGSSISFGLSASTKMYVENDMGELVFPLLESIDTFRIEGDTLSLYSGEKELFTFIIQ, from the coding sequence ATGAAGAAGTTATTATTAATATTTTTACTGCCTATATTTCTTTTTAGTTGTGTAAGTAATAGGGTTGAGTCCAGGGAAGAGGTAAGTATAGAGAACCAATGGTTTTTACAAAAAATTGATGGTGTAGAAGTTGAACCAGGAGTCGAATTAACATTCGATGAGAATCGTTATAGTGGAAATGGAGGTGGAAATACTTTCTTTGGAGAGTTTTCAACTGAAGGTAGTTCTATAAGTTTTGGTCTATCTGCTTCTACTAAAATGTATGTTGAAAATGATATGGGAGAGTTAGTCTTTCCTCTACTAGAGAGTATAGACACTTTTCGAATTGAAGGTGATACACTTTCTCTCTATTCTGGGGAGAAAGAGCTCTTTACCTTTATTATTCAGTAA
- the mtaB gene encoding tRNA (N(6)-L-threonylcarbamoyladenosine(37)-C(2))-methylthiotransferase MtaB, producing MSKRVALNTLGCKMNQYESDSLASDFIKAGYTVVPFDEKADVYIINTCTVTNKSDRKSRNSINKARKQDDAVVVVTGCYVDSTKQDLEANTGITFLIENKRKNQIFQMVDAYFNGELTHDNRKDDVFDFHTTDRGLRTRATIKIQDGCDSFCSYCIIPYVRGGGISRPNDDIISSIKNHLDEGFKEIVLTGINMSCYDYNGVNFIQLIKSILDIEGDWRLRISSLEPDMMGDEIVELFKHPRMTPHLHLCLQSGSEKILKDMKRTYTFSQYKSIIEKIRRVIPNFNVTTDLIVGFPTESEELFEKSLLACKEIGFGHIHTFKYSKREGTKAAEIKNQVEEKIKTKRSEIVRDVALELKKQYRESLIGLTQRVLVEKVKDGICSGFGENYVPVIFHGDSSMYNKFVNVKIIELEGDKEISLKGEAQ from the coding sequence TTGAGTAAAAGAGTCGCATTAAATACCCTTGGCTGTAAAATGAATCAATACGAGTCAGATAGTCTTGCTTCGGATTTTATTAAAGCAGGGTATACTGTTGTACCCTTTGATGAAAAGGCTGATGTTTACATAATAAATACTTGCACGGTTACAAATAAGAGTGATCGAAAAAGCCGAAATAGTATCAATAAGGCTAGAAAACAGGATGACGCAGTTGTTGTTGTTACAGGCTGTTATGTTGACTCTACAAAGCAGGATTTAGAAGCAAATACAGGGATAACATTTTTAATAGAAAATAAGAGAAAAAATCAGATTTTTCAAATGGTTGATGCATATTTTAATGGTGAATTGACCCATGATAATAGAAAGGATGATGTTTTTGATTTTCATACAACTGATAGGGGACTTAGAACTAGGGCAACTATAAAGATTCAGGATGGCTGTGATAGTTTTTGTAGCTACTGTATTATACCTTATGTAAGGGGCGGAGGAATCAGCAGACCAAATGATGATATAATCTCAAGTATCAAAAATCACTTAGATGAGGGTTTTAAGGAGATTGTTTTAACAGGCATAAATATGTCCTGTTATGATTATAATGGGGTTAATTTTATACAACTAATTAAGAGTATATTAGATATTGAAGGTGACTGGAGATTAAGAATTTCATCCCTTGAACCGGATATGATGGGGGATGAGATAGTAGAACTATTTAAACATCCAAGAATGACTCCCCACCTACATCTTTGCCTTCAAAGTGGATCTGAGAAAATCTTAAAGGATATGAAAAGAACCTATACCTTTAGTCAATATAAAAGCATTATTGAAAAAATACGTAGGGTAATTCCTAATTTTAATGTAACTACAGATCTAATTGTAGGTTTTCCTACTGAGAGCGAGGAGTTATTTGAAAAGAGCCTATTGGCATGTAAAGAGATAGGTTTTGGACATATACATACTTTTAAATATTCTAAAAGAGAAGGAACCAAGGCTGCTGAAATAAAAAATCAAGTGGAAGAGAAGATTAAAACTAAAAGATCTGAGATTGTTAGGGATGTTGCCTTAGAGTTAAAAAAACAATATAGAGAGTCTTTAATTGGTTTAACCCAAAGAGTTTTAGTAGAAAAAGTTAAAGATGGTATATGTTCTGGATTTGGTGAAAATTATGTGCCTGTTATTTTCCATGGGGATAGTTCAATGTATAATAAGTTTGTGAATGTTAAAATTATTGAGCTAGAGGGTGATAAAGAGATATCTCTTAAGGGAGAAGCTCAATAA
- a CDS encoding aldose epimerase family protein, whose product MKINEFEFGKTNEGQTVMGTTISNSEIEFTVIDRGATLTSFKFKDRDNNLEECILGFDSIKEYEEHKAYYGATIGRVGNRIAKAQFTLDGTTYNLAVNNGTNCLHGGNVGFDKVIWNYSVFNNEDEAGVTFTYLSRDMEENFPGNLEVEVTYTLNKNSQFIINYKAVTDKKTPVNLTNHAYWNLSAFKESIHNHNMLIEADSYLTLDKDQIPTGELKSVENTPFNFKKLTKIGDNITKTGGYDHNFNLSLEKKDKPVNRMYIEHPKSGRAMEILTTEPGVQIYTGFEEHNFFCAETQMYPDAINNPKFESIVLNPGEVYRQKTIHNFSIKS is encoded by the coding sequence ATGAAAATAAATGAGTTTGAATTTGGAAAAACAAATGAAGGTCAAACTGTTATGGGAACAACAATCTCAAATAGTGAAATTGAGTTTACAGTAATAGATAGAGGAGCTACTCTTACTTCATTTAAATTTAAAGATAGGGATAATAATCTTGAGGAGTGCATCCTTGGTTTTGATAGTATTAAAGAGTACGAAGAGCATAAAGCATATTATGGTGCTACTATTGGTAGGGTTGGAAATAGAATAGCAAAAGCTCAATTTACCCTAGATGGCACTACATATAATCTTGCTGTAAATAATGGAACAAATTGTCTTCATGGTGGGAATGTTGGTTTTGATAAAGTAATCTGGAACTACTCTGTGTTTAATAATGAAGATGAAGCAGGAGTTACTTTTACATATTTAAGTAGGGATATGGAGGAGAACTTTCCAGGAAATCTGGAGGTTGAAGTAACATATACTTTAAATAAAAACAGTCAATTTATTATAAACTATAAAGCAGTAACAGATAAAAAAACCCCTGTTAATCTAACAAATCATGCATACTGGAATTTAAGTGCTTTTAAAGAGAGTATTCATAACCATAATATGTTAATTGAAGCAGATAGTTACCTAACCTTAGATAAAGATCAAATACCCACAGGGGAATTAAAAAGTGTTGAAAATACACCATTTAACTTTAAGAAGCTTACTAAAATTGGTGATAACATTACAAAAACAGGTGGATATGACCATAATTTTAATCTATCTTTAGAAAAGAAGGATAAACCTGTAAATAGAATGTATATAGAACATCCTAAAAGTGGAAGAGCTATGGAGATATTAACAACAGAACCTGGTGTACAGATATATACTGGATTTGAGGAACATAACTTCTTTTGTGCAGAGACTCAGATGTACCCAGATGCCATAAATAATCCTAAATTTGAATCTATTGTATTAAACCCGGGTGAAGTTTACAGACAAAAGACAATTCATAATTTTAGTATAAAATCTTAA
- a CDS encoding MBL fold metallo-hydrolase, giving the protein MELTFLGTGTSHGIPVITCNCRVCRSLSFKNRRLRSSIYIKSGNSSILIDTSPEFRIQANRCKINSLDAVFYTHTHADHLHGIDDLRPLSMDKTIPLYGKWDDIDDIEKRFPYIFNSVKQLGGGKPNLETRVLNDSVIIGDLKVTPIPIKHGVLDIYGYRINNTAYLTDCSTIPKNSYKLLKGVDTLIIGALRYRSHSTHFNIDEAVEEIRLIKPEYAYLTHICHDVEHYKLTKELKKISKNIDFIKKIKPAHDGLCLKSV; this is encoded by the coding sequence ATGGAACTAACTTTTTTAGGAACAGGTACATCCCATGGGATTCCTGTTATTACATGTAACTGTAGAGTGTGTAGATCTTTATCATTTAAAAATAGACGATTAAGATCATCTATATATATAAAAAGCGGGAATAGTTCAATTTTAATTGATACCTCTCCAGAGTTTAGAATTCAAGCTAATAGATGTAAAATTAATAGTTTAGATGCTGTCTTTTATACCCACACCCATGCTGATCACCTCCACGGAATAGATGACCTACGCCCTTTAAGTATGGATAAAACAATTCCTCTATATGGGAAATGGGATGATATTGATGATATTGAAAAAAGATTTCCCTATATTTTTAATAGTGTAAAACAGTTAGGTGGAGGTAAGCCGAACCTAGAGACAAGGGTATTAAATGACAGTGTAATTATTGGTGATTTAAAAGTTACACCTATTCCGATTAAACATGGAGTATTGGATATTTACGGTTATAGGATAAATAACACAGCTTATTTAACAGATTGTAGCACTATTCCAAAAAATAGCTACAAACTACTTAAAGGGGTAGATACTTTAATAATAGGGGCACTAAGATATAGATCCCACTCAACCCATTTTAATATAGATGAGGCTGTAGAGGAGATAAGATTGATAAAACCTGAATATGCTTATTTGACCCATATATGTCACGATGTTGAACACTATAAACTGACTAAGGAGCTAAAGAAAATAAGTAAAAATATAGACTTTATAAAAAAAATAAAGCCCGCACATGACGGACTTTGTTTAAAATCTGTTTAA
- a CDS encoding dihydroorotate dehydrogenase, with the protein MDLKVKIGNQILPNPVGVASGTFGYGEEYGELIDLSKLGAIYTKAVTVLPREGNRLPRLTETPNGMINSIGLANSGVEGFLKNKVPFLNTIKSCKNIVNVAGSTEDEYVKVVEMIDHVESVWGYEINISCPNVKCGGLAFGTDPIQVERLTRVIKSKTKKPVIMKLTPNVTDITTVATACEIGGADAVSCINTVMGMKIDIHKKQPAIYQKTGGLSGPAIKPVGVAAVYRVSKKITIPVVGLGGIMNAEDAIEYFLAGASAIQVGTANFINPNAPLDILDGIKDYMKENNLNKISDFHGFID; encoded by the coding sequence ATGGACTTAAAAGTAAAAATTGGTAATCAGATTTTACCTAACCCAGTTGGAGTAGCATCAGGGACATTTGGTTATGGAGAAGAGTACGGAGAGTTAATAGATCTATCTAAATTAGGAGCTATATATACAAAGGCTGTTACAGTACTTCCTAGGGAAGGAAACAGACTGCCTAGATTAACAGAGACACCTAATGGAATGATTAACTCCATTGGTCTAGCAAATAGTGGTGTAGAGGGTTTTCTTAAAAATAAGGTCCCATTTCTAAATACTATTAAGAGTTGTAAAAACATAGTTAACGTTGCAGGATCAACTGAAGATGAGTATGTAAAAGTAGTAGAGATGATCGACCATGTAGAGTCTGTATGGGGTTATGAGATTAACATATCCTGCCCTAATGTAAAATGTGGAGGCCTAGCCTTTGGTACAGATCCAATTCAAGTAGAAAGGTTAACTAGGGTTATAAAGAGTAAAACTAAAAAGCCTGTTATTATGAAGTTAACTCCTAATGTTACCGATATAACAACTGTTGCTACAGCCTGTGAAATAGGTGGAGCAGATGCTGTTTCCTGTATAAATACTGTAATGGGAATGAAAATTGATATCCATAAAAAACAACCGGCTATTTATCAAAAAACAGGGGGATTATCAGGTCCTGCAATAAAACCTGTAGGAGTAGCAGCTGTATATAGGGTATCTAAAAAAATTACAATTCCAGTTGTTGGGTTAGGAGGAATTATGAATGCAGAGGATGCTATAGAGTATTTTCTTGCAGGGGCTAGTGCTATCCAAGTTGGAACTGCAAACTTTATTAACCCCAATGCACCTTTAGATATTTTAGATGGAATAAAGGATTATATGAAAGAAAATAACCTTAATAAAATCTCAGACTTCCATGGTTTTATAGATTAG
- the rpmB gene encoding 50S ribosomal protein L28 — protein MARKCELCGKGTIAGNSVPRKGLPKKKGGAGQHIGVKSKRTFKPNIVKVQATVAGSTKSVKVCTRCLKAGKVEAL, from the coding sequence ATGGCTAGAAAATGTGAATTATGTGGTAAAGGTACTATTGCTGGAAATAGCGTACCAAGAAAAGGTTTACCTAAAAAAAAGGGTGGAGCTGGACAACACATAGGTGTTAAATCAAAAAGAACTTTCAAACCTAACATTGTAAAGGTTCAAGCAACTGTTGCTGGTTCAACAAAATCTGTAAAAGTTTGTACAAGATGCTTAAAAGCAGGAAAAGTAGAAGCTCTTTAA